Sequence from the Drosophila innubila isolate TH190305 chromosome 3L unlocalized genomic scaffold, UK_Dinn_1.0 0_D_3L, whole genome shotgun sequence genome:
AGATGCAGTGTCTGCCTGCTGGCACAACCCTGCTCCGAGCACTATGAGAGGATATTAAAGAGCTCTGGATTTATGTGCCATACCTATCATTATTACAGTGAAGACAAGGGAAAGCTAAATATCTATGGATTGGTCGCTGACTTGATGACCGCACCGGAGGGTGCCGTTGTCCTCTTGGATGCATGTGCCCAGAATCCCACTAGCTTAAATCCCAGCATCGATGAGTGGAAACTGATTGCCCACATTGTCAAGTGCAAGAGAATGATACCCATTTTCCATTTGGAATTTCATGGACTGGCTAGTGGTGATCCTACCCAGGACACTTGGCCCGTGCGATACTTTGCTGACTCtggttttgatttgttttgtgttCAATCGTTTGTCCAGAACTTTGGCCTATACGGTGAGTCTCTTGTATTAACAAACTTGTTAaagacttttaaatttaatactttttgcAGATGATACTCTGGGTCATCTTATGATCGTCATCAGCAATTCCACTCAAGTGGAGACAGTGCGAAATCAGTTTGAGGCCACTTTAGTTGAGAACAACGCTGAGTGTTCCTCAGTCTTTGCAAGTCGCGTTGTGGCCAAGATTCTTAATAACCCTACGTTGCTTAATGAGTGGTAAGGTCATAATACATTagttacaaacatttttttctgtcGGTTTCATCTTTTTCCATcgaatttagaaatttttttattgatttgcttTATTGCATACGGGTATCTTTAAGTCTTATAAATCAgcattttattatcttattctaaaattaaaaataataatattattagttgatattaaaatcccaaattcagtttaatataacaattaaaaaaaatatataaataaattaaaaaaaaaaaacgaaaattggcattgtgcactgtgcgcaaaaagggtgagcttctttttACATAAGAAAATACTTTTTGAGCAGTGCcgattttttaaactttaaaggtACGCTAatctagcggttttttcaaaaagtcgtaaaacaaacttttctagattttcgactgacttttcatctcattttgaaaagtccactaaaaattttaaatataattatcttttgaactagttatcggatcggtatataactcgatctgatcggatagtcgtagcaaattttcattgttagctttatatattgctagtcgcctttcgcacctttgatcatttttatttccgttcttcaaaaaaaaattgaaattgaaattttttttacgtaACTCTTTCATATATTGTCCTTAAACATATAACATAGAATACTATtatagttataaatatataattatttatattaaagtgTCCTGGAATAAAACATacactttaataatttataataaaatgtacattctgggtgttccagaaatccAAACCAACCAAATACgcatacatttttggttgcTTTTTGGTTGGTTTACTTTCTGGATAAACcgtgaaaaagtttttaataaaaatcaaaaattaacaataattttagtattgtcaaaaatattatttgttatacccgttacttaaaaaataagtaaaggggTATACTGTGTTCGTttgaatgtatgtataagggagaaggaggcatctccgaccccataaagtatatatattcttgatcagcatcaacagccgagtcgagtCGCAAAACTTGAATATTCGTTCgctcgtctgtataaacaaagggatctcagagactataagagatagagtaaccaaatttgtcacacgcagattaagtttgtttcaaatttaagccacgccgcCTCCGCCCCGCGAATCGCGATCTCGACtttagcctttccgactagtctttaaattaaattatatcgCAAAGCTCAAAGGACTTTTAGTATTTTTCTGTGAATCCGACCTAacttgaatatataaatatttgcaaactaTTTCAAACAGGACTCTGGCGCTCAAGGAGATACATCAAAGTATGCGGCAAATGCGTTTAGCGTTAAGTAATAAGCTGACAATCCTGAAAACGCCTGGCAACTGGGGTCAACTGAAGGACCAACAGGGTCCACATCTCTATACAAATCTCAAGTTGCCAGAACTGAAGCAGCTACGTAGCCGTCACATCTATGTTCCAAATTCCGGACGCATCAATGTGGGGGCCCTGAAGCCGAACAATGTGGATTATGTGGCTGGTGCCATCAATGATGTAATGATCTCAGTCAAGGCTGACACTGTCAAAGATAAGGACTCAAATTCCAATTCCTTGCAGTGCATGCAACCTTAAATACTGGacatcattttaaattattttaaataaaaactaagcttatttttaagtacattgttttttttttattaggcaaatgaaatgcatactcatttaagtaaattattgTGGAAATAGCTTAGGATTCATGCAATAAACTGAAATGCTTCACTGTTCCCGAGGaaagtttgtttctttactTGGCCCAGTTGGCAGAATGATGAAAAATGCACTTTGTAATTCTCGTCATCGTAGCACATGACGGCTCACAGCGCTTATAAACGTCACATTAGAGTCAGTTGTTACTGCCAGAGATATAATGCGTTTTGGGGAAAAACCAGTGAAGAAGGAAATGGaagtgaaagagaaagagaaagatgaGGTGCAGGGGTTATGCAACAGCTCGTTAAACTACAGTTTAAAGGATCTGACGTTGAGTATACTTACACACGTACTTGTGTGTTTGACACGCAGTTGCTGGTTTATGAATTTATACTCCGACCCCGACATACGAGAATATATATGTGAACTTTACTCCTTTAAGGCAgttaaacatttcattttatggtacaagcttaaaaaataataaagatagTTATAacgaataatataaaataaaggttttctttataatagGCAAGGATTACAGTGGGAATAACTTTGAGTTTATCTACTATTCAGTAAGATTTCCATACTAAGATAAACTCAATCCGCTTtaagatttataaataaagttatcaCGCATTTCATTGAATATACGTCgctgtttattttaatcgtaGTCTATAAACAGTAAATACAGCGGGTTGGACATCAGTTTAGAAGTTTCAGGTAGTTAGAAACTTGTTGCTCCCTAAATATATTCACATAAATCGAACCCTTTTATATACTAAACGAATGCATGTATATGGGCCCGTTGGCGTATTTAACCGCAGAGGCTATAAATCCTCGGCACGAGCAGTTACAGACAGTAGAAAATagattgaaatacattttttatggcAATCCGCGTATTTGCTTTTACTTTAActtttactcttttttttcaatgtccCTTGAACTCTCTGGGGTATTCGCTGGTTTCTGCTATTTGTCAGCACTTTGGAGAAGGGGGAGAAGTCATTTTCAGGGTCAACAGAATGCCTTAAAGCGTTCTAATGAACGCCATTGAGTGAGTAACTTGACTGCCCTTTCAAATCCACAGCGATTGGCGCAGAAGCATGTTCTCAATTCCCTTTTTCTAAgcttttcaattcaattcaattgcttTGACAGTATCAAAAGCAATAAAACTAgcaagtatgtatgtatgtgagaACGTATACGACACATGAATGTGTCAAacatttggtatttttgaGTGTGAGTGCGGTTTTATCATTGATTGAACTTGTTTAGACACCTCGAAAAACTCAAATTTACACTTGAAGTGTCTCAGACGACAGCAGACCCAGTTTAGATTGAAGATGGGTGTGTCCAAATTCCTAACCCTCTTTAAATTCTCCGCTCTCGGTTTGATCAAGTGTAAAACGAAATTCTATTTCGGAATTGGACAAGAAAAATGCCACATCCTGCTAAATGCCCTGATTGAATTGGATTTAGTGAAGgaacaattatttaatcaattgaGTTTATTTGTCAGCTTAAACGTTGAATTCCTTTTGAGAAAGGAAAGGAAATATAAATCGGtggatttattatttttataagtaagTGTTGAGTTTTATTCATTAACTAACCATATTGTTCGGttactacactgaaaaaaaagaccagcttctaaaatcaagaacattcatattaaatattttattctaaaaaaaaagctttttaacaccatattactaattctaagaatattaatctaaaaataaaagttcttattacaagaatacaaatctttaattgttaggaaagtataaatatgtcatattttattatatgtcAATAGTGgtaccgtggcgctctggttataGTCGCCTTTtcagataaaatataaatatacacattaaaataacatttataaaatttatcaaaccaaaaaatatctatttatttttcttgacttaaattttaagaacgttTATTTGTATAGCaagaagttggtcttatttaaaatgttcttataccaagatgtgttttcttgctgttctcgacgcattttttaggaCAAAAtgcttagttttgagaccaaaatcttaattttagaatattttttctatcGGTGTAGTTTCTAAGCTTTCaactta
This genomic interval carries:
- the LOC117787556 gene encoding aspartate aminotransferase, cytoplasmic-like — its product is MSAICALTHSVLQHGIYKSSTRYTSSTAKFVPFARVERAKPTDENNVEMAFNLDPNPNKLNLCGDFYRNADGKPYVFQAVHKAKVAIVCDDKLSHEPQPLLGNPEFNRAANELILNKTAPAITQNRVLGIQTRSSLDALRLAAQFLHDKMRCSVCLLAQPCSEHYERILKSSGFMCHTYHYYSEDKGKLNIYGLVADLMTAPEGAVVLLDACAQNPTSLNPSIDEWKLIAHIVKCKRMIPIFHLEFHGLASGDPTQDTWPVRYFADSGFDLFCVQSFVQNFGLYDDTLGHLMIVISNSTQVETVRNQFEATLVENNAECSSVFASRVVAKILNNPTLLNEWTLALKEIHQSMRQMRLALSNKLTILKTPGNWGQLKDQQGPHLYTNLKLPELKQLRSRHIYVPNSGRINVGALKPNNVDYVAGAINDVMISVKADTVKDKDSNSNSLQCMQP